The DNA segment AAGGAAGGGGCAGGGCCCGGGAGGATGTGCCAGGCGGGCCACGGAGAAGCTGAGGTGGGGGCTGGCTCTTATGCCCTCGGCCCAGGTCCCTGGCCTGAGCCTAAGGTATCTTCTGTCCTCTCCCCCGTTTATCTGTCAGTTCCAGAGAATCGGGAGCCAGGGGCTCTCGGCACCCACTGTTTCCGAAACCGCCTTTCCCTGGATTCTACCCAGGCGGGTCAGGCCCTTTTGGCTACCCGGCTTGCAGAAGAAGGACAGCGATCAGACAcgtttctctttcttcctgtgtCTCCTTATATCTATCTCTGTGCAAATGATCTCTCTGCAAAAAATATCGATACGGTGTTTATGTCTGCAAGGACACAAAGCGAAGATAATTTCTCTAATCAAAGCCTTGCTCAGTTTCGGCCTCCGCAGGATTTCAGACCCAGATCGCTAGGCCCACCTTCCCGCTGATTCTAAAAACCCCTTTCCCTGGAAGAAAAAGCGAAGACTGATTGAGTCTTTACTAAGAATAATAAAGGTAAAACACAAAGAAGGCGAGAAGGGCTCGGAGTTCAAAATTGAAGGATCCCACTCCCTGTACCCTGAGCCATAACCTCCCGGGCGGTAGTCGCAGAGCCCAGGAGCACAAAACTGGGTATAACACTCGGTAGTGACTGGAATCGAAGGTGAAAAGGAGAGAGCAGGcatgagaaaagagaaccctcggGATCCGGCACGCACGCTCTCCCCAGCCCGGCGGCTGAGAGTTCTACCGGCGTCTGCCGGGCTCACCGCTAAGCCTAGGGCTGGGTACTCACCGGAGGACGGGCGATCGGAGTAGCGCGTGCAGTAGACCCAGGCGGGCCACACGAGGGGTTGCTGCGAGTCAGTTTTGACAACGGGCCCGCCGTTGGCTGAGCCCATTAGCAGTATGGCCGGGTTGCTGTGCTCCGGGTACTTAGCACCCTGCGCACCTGGACTCCCCACGCCGCCTCCACTGCCACCGCCGCTGTCCGAAGGCTTggccgctgctgctgccgccgccgccgccgccgccacggccgctgctgctgccgcagccgccgccgccgctgggTTCCCAGCTTTGGACGCGCCCGCCCCGCCGGCGGTGGCTGGCGGGGAGCCGTCGGGTGGGCCACAGTTCCCGTCCGCGGTGCACAGGAGTGAGGCGGCGCCCGGCGCCCTCGTTCCCAGCGGGTGGACGGGGTCTCTACCTGAGCCGGTCTGGCCTCTGTCACGCTCGACCCGGCCTCCGCCTGTGCCTCCTCCggccgccgcagccgccgccaCCAGGAGCTGCGGCGGCGGCTGCTCCTTTTTGCAGCCGAAGTCCGGCCTCAGGATGTTGTCGATGAAAAAGTTGGTGGTGCGGTGCAGCTGGGCCGCGGGCTGCGGCTGGTGAGCAGGCGCCGCGAGATGctgctgcggcggcggcggcggcgggggcggggggtgcgggGGGAGATGCGGGTGGTGGGCCAGGGGCGGCAGGCAGGGCGCCGCGGGCGGCGAGGGGGGCGCGGGCTGCGGGGACACCGGCACGCTGTCTCCATCGCTGCCGCTGCTGCCGCTTGCGCCGGGACTGAGACTCAGGGTGAGGCTGCCGGgggccgccgccaccgccgccgccgcgccgAGGCCCGAGTCGCGCTGACTTTTAGGTTCCGGCTGCTGTTCTTCCATGCTCGGCCGCCCCGCCGCCTCGGCCGCCGCgccggcccccgccccccccgcctcGCTCCCCACCCCACTTTGCCAGCGGCCCGTGGGGGTGCGCGGAGGAAGGAGGCCGGCAAAGCCCCAGCGAAGGCACGGGGCGGGTGcagaaaaaaaaagcccaggcGCCTGGCCTGGATCTCTCGCTCTTATCGAGCAGATCTCGCTGTCTCTCTCTAATTTGTAGATATCCAGATATGGAGACACTtggctatttcttttttctttctgcaacCAGAATCAATTTGTTTTAAATGGGGAGTAAGCCAcggtaaaaagagaaaaaaaaaaaaaaaaacaggaaaggaaaaagaaagaaaaaaatctccaagaattttttttttcttaaagataaaaaaaaaaaaaaaatagtctttaaagTCTAGCCATTTTCCTAGGCAGTAGTGAGGGGTTTGACTTCCCCGAGTGTCACGCTCAGCTGTGCCCAGAGCGCGAGGCTGGCAGCGCCTTTAATCGCCTTTGCTTTTTTTGCAGGGAGAGCGCGTCTCCGCCAGCGCCggggctgctttttttttttttttcaaatctctgACAGCTCGGATCTTTGCTCAAACTCtctcgcttaaaaaaaaaatcacccaggCACACTTTTTGCCTTCAAACCGGAAGCACGTGAGTCAGGGCCGCACGTGTGCGGGGCCAATGGCGAGCCAGGACTCGCGCTGACACCCGGGCCTCGGCCCAATAGGCGCGCGCGGGACTTTGCGGATAAATAATCCGGGGGCGGCGGCCGCAGGCGGAGAGGGGGAGCCGCGGCGCGGGCCCCGTGTGTCCggccctccctcccctacccGCACCCGAGCCCCTCCCCCTCTTTCAGGCCAGGACGGAGGAAGGGGCAAAGGAGACCGAGAAGGGGTGGATTGAGGGGTGTACGCAAATAGACAACTCCATAAACAACTTGTTGGAGAAATGCAGGATTATGGGTGCGTCCGTGCAGGCGCAGGATCAGGAGGCAGGGGCATCGGCTCTTTTGGCAACCCCCATGCCTAAGAAACAGCCTTTTATTTTCTCGCTCTAGCTTTTTCTTGCTTGTCATTAAGGGTGAAAGAGTGCTATCACTGTCggagtctgtgtgtgtatggtgtgtatttggggagtggggggagtggggtggggagaggtgaaCCGAGGATGGTCGGAGATGTGAAACAGACCTAGATTTGGCTACTTTCAGTGGAGCGGTTTATTTTTCACAAGTAGCAAACGCCAGAGGCCAGCTGCGCCTAGCTAGGTCTGTAGGTTTGTAGTGCATGTTGGCCGGCTGCACTGCGTGCCCTTCCCGGGGTTTCCGTACCCATGCCCGTCCCTGGCGGGACCTTTGACAACCCGTAGGAGCTGTCCTGCCGCCATTAAGCCAGGTCCAGAGGGCGCGAGAGAGTCCTTTCCTGGCCGCCAGAGTCGAGCGGTCCGGGCATCTTATAGCTGTCCTGAGCCAAGTAAGTCAGGGTGCGGATACCCGCGAGGCCCTGGCTTTTGAGCTCAGGGAAACCTCCGTTTTCGATTTCCACGCGAAGTGAAATCTAGCGGATAAAAGTACTGCACTCTCGGTATATGCCCTAGCCAGCTGGACAGCGAATTTCCCCCAGTAGCCCAGATTTTCCTGGGATTGTACCCCAGTCCTTGAAGGCCTCTCACTGTAGCCCTGAATTTTCTTATCAGGTTTTGGGGGGGAGGGAGGAACTGCAGGGGCTCCAGCCGCTCCCACGCTCACGGAGATCTGTCTCCAGTCGCTGGGCTCTTTTTCGCTGTTTCCTTGTCGAGGCACCCCGAAGTTTTTCCACTGCCAGGGACAGGGTAGGGGAAGGTGAAGCGCTGAACATCGGCGGGGTTTGGTTTGCCTACCAAGCCTTTTTGGAGGGCCGGGATCCGACTATATGGTGACGCGTAGAAAAACTCAGGCAACTGAGGCCTCCGAGAGGGTGTTATCACGGAGCTCCAGCGAGCATCTAGCCGGGACCGCCATCCTTAACTGGGGCGACGGAGAAAGGATCTTTTTGAGGATGTTGTCTAACGGAAGCATTCAAAATAATCTCCCTGTGCTCAGAAAAGTCACAGAGGGTTAGTAAGAGAATAAAACGAAAATCACAATAACCGTAACCCCCGCACTAACCGAAGTTTCTCACAAGGGGCTAGTGGAGAGCGGGAGTTGGTATTGCTAGCTGCATCTCTAGGTCAGCCGAGGGTCTTCCGATGCTCGGGGCTTTTCGGAATTCCTAGGTGGACTTTCCCGGCGGTTCCGGGGCGGCGAGAACCACTTTCCCGAAGCGCTGCGCTAAACCAGGCCCGACGTGATCTCCTCAAACCTCCCAAGTCGTCCCCCAAATCCACCTGAGGGTCTCCCGGGTCCTCCTCAGTTCTGTACCCAAGGGCTCCCCGAAATCTCCCGGTGCCCCACCCATTCTCCCCGAAATGGGGGTgggattttatttatatttaagttcGCAAAATTGAAATCTTTATCCCGCAAGCGAGCGTGGGTACTTAATTAAATTCTAATTAGGACACTATCAATATCCTATTTAGCCGCGTAGCTTTTGTGCGCCGCGGTCCCTTTCAGCGCCGTAAATAGGGTCTCGACGCCTTATCTCGCCTGCAGGAGACGCCTCGAGAAGGGCTGCGGAAGATAATTTATAGGTTTTAATTACTCTTCATTCCGCCTGATCAGCTTGGCGTTCATCACAGGCTTGTGAATAAAACCCTGGTCAAAAGCTCTGTCACATCGCGCTGGCAAGACGCTTAATCAAAGTGAGCGGCCCCGCGCGCCGCGCGGCCCGGCTCCTCCACGTAATTTCCAGCCAGCTGATAAAGCCAGCTGAATAATGCGGCGGCCCTTTGGAGACACCATTTACAGAAATGACTTTATTGACGGCTTAACGTCGGTAATTCATTTTACCTTTCATGTAGTGGAGCCCGGATTTGTTACAGTAATGGGATGATAAATGCACCCGCGGCCCACGAGCTCCGGCTGGATTAGGCGGTGCTCCTCGCGCTGGTttgcgccccccccccccaacagcATCCTTCCCCAGGCCAGGCCTCCGCCGACGCTCCGCATCCAGAGCCACTTGCTCTCCGAGACCCCTACTAGGGCCCGCGCCCTCCTTTCTTATTCCTGAAAATGAACACATTATTGGGAACTTTGTGTTAGCGGGTTGGTGTCCTGGCAAGCCTAATAGTAGGGTGTCACAGTGAGCAAATGTTGAACCAGGTGGGTGTGTGAGGGTCCAGAGGACTCGGAGGGTGCCCAAGAATGGACATGTGGGTGAGGAAATACGGGCAGGGTGAGTTGTATGTAAAAGCCTGTAGGTAGAGGGGTTAAGTGTTTGTGGAGcaatgtgtgtgcaggtgtgagtGCACTTTTGTGGCAGTCTTTTAAGGGGTACTGGTTTGTGCCTTTGAGAATTTCTACCAACTTGATAGATGTCCAGGAAGAGGTGGTCTGTCAGGAAGCAGGTTGGGAGAATTTTTGCAAATCCAATTGAATCCTTTTCTTCAAATGCCCTCTGCTCCAGGGCCAAAGATATGGAAGTTTAGTTCTGAGCTGTGCCGCTCCGCTGGGGCTAGAGGGCTCACAGAAGGCCACTGACATAGCTATATCTCTGCAATAAATTGACTGTCCCCGAGTTCTGCCAGCCCACATAGAAGTGGAGAatgatgagaaagaaaaggattttTAATGCCAAAAGGAGCATTTCTTTCCTCACTTCATTGAAGGGTGAAGGGAGCCGAAAGAAGCTTTCAATGGTGGAGGGTGGGGTAAGCAAGACAGGGACCCCTCTCAaccctcctgcctctctcccGCTCCCAGACTTCCTCCACTGAAGCTAACTAACCAGGGCCTGCCACTAAGCAAAAGGCACCTGGCCAGAGGGgaagtgtttgtgtgtttggggGAAGCTAGAAAAGTTTGGGGACCATAAGTAGGAACTGATGAGTAGTAGAGGCTGGGATACTGTGCCCTTGTTTTCCAGTCTTGCAAAAACCACTTATGGATTTGGAGAGTGGCCCATGGCTATGGGGGAATGAGCCTATATTTGTGTCTATTGCGCTTGTGCATCTGAGAACCAGAGACAGAAATGAGTCCATAAAAGCTTTGTTTGTATGTCTCTGTATTTGTGTGCATGGCTGGAGGCTAGCGAATGTACACATCAGTGTGTACACCTGAGTCTGCCCCACCAGCTGGGTACAGTGAAATGTATTTGGTGAAGGTTTTGGTGTACACTGTTTAGAAAGGAGAAGTCTTCCACCATCCCGCATTTCCACAGAACTTTAGATTTCGTTTAGGCAGAGACAAATGTCATGGTCCTGCCTGCTTCCACCTGTCTTTCTTGGATGGGTGTGAGGGGGAGAATTGTGAAAGCAAACCTTGCAGCCTGGCCAGGCGTGCATGCGTTGGGCCGAGAGTATGAGCGTGTTGCATGCACACGGTGGTAATCGCATTTCGAGTGTAGATCAGATGGCGGTGGGGCCTTGTGGCGCGGGACATGAATGAGTTGTCGCAACACAATAGCGCACAGCCTTCCTACGGGGACTGGGTGACCAGCGGTTTTGTTGGGAGTGAATGCGAGGAGATTTCTGCTACAAGTGCCTCGGTATTATTATGAGCCGGAAGGTCAGACTATACATCGCAGGTCCCCAAAGCCTATAGACCTTGGGAAATGTGGGGCCTCGAGCCACGTCATTGTACCTGACAGTCCTTTCAATAGACTAATTCAATTAGCGCTTGGGAGTTTTGGTCTTCATTTGGAAGCGATAATAATGTAGGGGGTGAGTGGGTGCAGGGGGATTCAATGGGTATTGGTTAGGGATCCTAAGTGATTGTACCCAAAGTTTGAAGCAGGACTTGGGGAAACAGGGGAAGGGATAAAGCTGAGATGGGGGTATGTGGGAAGCAAACCATAGAA comes from the Bos taurus isolate L1 Dominette 01449 registration number 42190680 breed Hereford chromosome 2, ARS-UCD2.0, whole genome shotgun sequence genome and includes:
- the EN1 gene encoding homeobox protein engrailed-1, whose product is MEEQQPEPKSQRDSGLGAAAAVAAAPGSLTLSLSPGASGSSGSDGDSVPVSPQPAPPSPPAAPCLPPLAHHPHLPPHPPPPPPPPPQQHLAAPAHQPQPAAQLHRTTNFFIDNILRPDFGCKKEQPPPQLLVAAAAAAGGGTGGGRVERDRGQTGSGRDPVHPLGTRAPGAASLLCTADGNCGPPDGSPPATAGGAGASKAGNPAAAAAAAAAAAVAAAAAAAAAAAKPSDSGGGSGGGVGSPGAQGAKYPEHSNPAILLMGSANGGPVVKTDSQQPLVWPAWVYCTRYSDRPSSGPRTRKLKKKKNEKEDKRPRTAFTAEQLQRLKAEFQANRYITEQRRQTLAQELSLNESQIKIWFQNKRAKIKKATGIKNGLALHLMAQGLYNHSTTTVQDKDESE